The Paenibacillus beijingensis nucleotide sequence TGGACAACTGCCAAGTTCGGGGTTATGCCATTAACCCATCCTAAGACAGTGCATATAGCATCTTAGGCTGACAGACTGTTAGCCATCTGTCACAGGCTGCCGCATGATATTGACTGCGCCAACCCGATCCCGGTGGGAGTGAAACCCGCATAAACACCGATACGTTCGATCCGTTGCTTTGTTGCGTTTGCCGCATGCCGGGCATGTTTGTGAAGTGTATGCAGGGTTCACTTCCATCACTTTGATGCCGGCCAATGCCGCTTTGTACGCAATAAACTTTTGCAATTGATAGAATGACCAGTTATGCAGGTTTTTAGCGTTTTTACGACTTGTTCTTGTCGTTTGGCGAATGCTCGTCAGTTTCTCGACTTTGATCACGGAGACTTGCTCTTCGATCGCCAGGTTCACAATCGTTCGGCTGATTTTGTGGTTTTGGTCGGTTATGTAGCGGTGTTCCTTGTTCTGTTGCTTTCGGATCGCAGACAGCTTTTTAAGCTTTCCCATCTTTCTTCGACGCGAATTGTACTTGCGGCGGATGTACTTGTTTTGTCGGCCGTTGCCGACAAACCTGGTTTTGCCTGTTGATGTGACAACGACGGCGGGAACCTTTAATCCCAGATCAATTCCCATCGTGATATCGCCAGCCGCTTCTTTTACTTGCAGTTCGATAGAAAGATGAACATACCACTTTCCCGACTTTTCGACGATTTTTAGTAGCCCGGACTTTCCGCTATCTAGAACATGTTGCTCCCGCTCTTCGATTCGGGCGGATACTGTGAGCCGCCGCACTTTTCCATCCGCCATGACAGGAAATGAAACGGTGTTTTGGCCAATCGTATAGTTCTGATTGTTGACGTAGTAGGCTCTTTGCTTTAGAATTGGGCGCTTTCCTTGCTTCTTTGTCTTTTTATGGATGCTTCGCGCATCTCGAATGGCTTGGTTCCTTATGGCGGAAGGAAGATTGGCCTCAACATCCTTGGATGTCAGTTTTGGAAATACCCCAGCTGTTTCCGCTTGTTCGGTCAGCCGATTCACCGTTTGGATATATTCGTTTCCCATCTCCTTCAATAACGAAACATCGTTTGGAAATATACGTATTTGAACGGTTACCGTTTGCATCGGTTCACCCCCTTGTCTTTTGTTCTTCTACGTGCCGCCTAGTCATTTCGCTGGATACGTTCCCTGCCGTACTGACAAAATAGGCTCGCGTCCAAAGACTCGGCAAGTGCTTTAAATGGTTGAATTCTTGACGCAGCTGCAGTGGTTGGTCCTTTCAATTTGGCCATGATGTCCTCTGGAGGAATCCGTCGGCAGCACGTTTAAGAATAGATGTACAAATCAGGCATCACTTCCATCGCAACAATGAGCAAACCGTTAGCCTTACAAAGCTCTTGCATAAGTTCTTTAAATCGCGACGTCAATACCTTTCTTCGGTATCGCGGAAAAAAAACAAAATGATAGTTGATGAGCGATACTGTCGTTGCTGTTCTTCTATACTCTTGTCCCATACATCAATTGTATTAGCTTATACATAAAACTCCAACAAAAACATTAAAAAAAGTAGGACAATTAAGCTGTCTAATGACAGCTCTTGTCCTAAGCCGATTCATCCCATGCCTGAAGGCCAGGGCTTTCTCGGCTTAGATTCTGTAACAGAGAGTGCTGTCAGGGAACAGGCGCAAGA carries:
- a CDS encoding RNA-guided endonuclease InsQ/TnpB family protein, coding for MQTVTVQIRIFPNDVSLLKEMGNEYIQTVNRLTEQAETAGVFPKLTSKDVEANLPSAIRNQAIRDARSIHKKTKKQGKRPILKQRAYYVNNQNYTIGQNTVSFPVMADGKVRRLTVSARIEEREQHVLDSGKSGLLKIVEKSGKWYVHLSIELQVKEAAGDITMGIDLGLKVPAVVVTSTGKTRFVGNGRQNKYIRRKYNSRRRKMGKLKKLSAIRKQQNKEHRYITDQNHKISRTIVNLAIEEQVSVIKVEKLTSIRQTTRTSRKNAKNLHNWSFYQLQKFIAYKAALAGIKVMEVNPAYTSQTCPACGKRNKATDRTYRCLCGFHSHRDRVGAVNIMRQPVTDG